One Bacteroidales bacterium DNA window includes the following coding sequences:
- the ruvX gene encoding Holliday junction resolvase RuvX, translated as MGRIMAIDFGTKRCGIAITDEQRIIATPLTTIPASELVDFIQKYCEKNNLDIIVFGKPVDMLGKPSESEKQMIPYINRLKKLMPQIAIERWDERFTSKMALQAMIDAGSKKSERREKGNIDKISATIILQDYMNYKKH; from the coding sequence ATGGGAAGAATAATGGCAATTGATTTTGGCACAAAGCGTTGCGGCATAGCTATAACTGACGAGCAACGCATTATCGCTACGCCTTTAACAACTATCCCTGCTTCTGAATTAGTAGATTTTATTCAAAAATATTGCGAAAAAAACAACCTCGACATTATTGTTTTTGGCAAGCCTGTGGATATGCTTGGAAAGCCTTCTGAGTCTGAAAAACAAATGATTCCCTATATAAACAGACTGAAAAAACTAATGCCACAAATTGCTATAGAGCGGTGGGACGAGCGTTTTACAAGTAAAATGGCTTTGCAAGCAATGATTGATGCGGGTTCTAAAAAGTCAGAAAGGCGGGAAAAGGGAAATATAGATAAGATTAGTGCTACAATTATATTGCAGGATTATATGAATTATAAAAAACATTAA